agcatcattgatgaaatccacaatatacccatcacttaaaacattcttatcatggttcatatgcataaaattattactctccacataagcatagtcattactattaattgtagtgggagcaaattcaataaaatagctatcattattattctcatcaccataatcatcatatataggaggcatattgtaatcataataaactttatcctccatagtaggtggactgaaaatatgatagtcatcattgtaatcatcatatataggaggtaaagtatcatcaaagaaaattttctcctcaaaacttgggggactaaaaatatcacaaccagcttccccaagcttaaattcttccatagcattagcaataatagtattcaaagagttcatgctaataacattgctacaactattttgcaaacaaagctccatgggttttttaattttctcttcaaacacatcatgtcctaattcaagataaagttcataaagatctctaattttttgttgttttccattatgcctaactagtgaaaaataaaaacaagaaacaaaaagatgcaattgcaggatctaaaggaaatagcttcgagcactcacacaccggcaacagtgctaggaaatagcttagtagtcggaggatgtgaataccttttaccttacctccccggcaacggcgccagaaaatagcttgatgtctacgcacgcttctattcctgtagacagtgttgggcctccaagagcagaggtttgtagaacagcagcaagtttcccttaagtgaatcacccaaggtttatcgaactcagggaggtagaggtcaaagatatccctctcaagcaaccctgcaattaagatacaagaagtctcttgtgtccccaacacacctaatacacttgtcagatgtataggtgcactagttcggcgaagagatagtgaaatacaagtataatggatgattgtaagtagtaattgcaatctgaaataaagacgacagcaagcaaacatgtagcagaacttgttggaaacggtgtttcaatgcttagaaacaaggcctagggatcctactttcactagtggacactctcaacattgcaatcataattgaatataaataagcacttcatcatactactctcctgttaaataaagaactcaaattcattgggcaagtgtgcaaaagcacacctcaaaggcgtattcccaagtactaataaacaccccacaccgtcaccgtgagcattcataggaggtactaacacaccacaattcataagggagttacacacggcgcacacactgtcaccattacaccgaggtcacagtaactccaaagttcacataataaaacacttgaatagcatatgacatctagattgcaaagcctacgatcacatagatgaacaaataagtgctactctcaaacactctcttgttggtaaCAAACactattcattgtgtagggctacaagagcacacctcaagccggagtaaacaagctccacaacatccggagttcatattaaagtaacctctagagtgcataatagacaagagtaacatctacatattcatatagatcacaccatgggagagagagatgaaccacatagctaccggtagagccctcagcctcgggggagaactactccctcctcatcatgggagacagcaacggcgatgaagatggcggtggtgtcgatggagatggattccgggggcaattccccgtcccggcggcgtgccggaacagagacttctgtcccccgaacttggcttcgcgatggcggcggctgcgtaacttttctcgtctcgtggcttatgtttttagggttttcgcgacggagagactttataggccgaagggcagcctcggaggggtcccgagggacccacaccataggggggcgcgcccccccccttggccgcgccgccatgtggggtggggccttcttggctcccctctggcccctcttcggtgctctggaaccttccgtgaaatataagatcatgggcttttgtttcgtccaattctgagaatatttcctgtgtaagatttctgaaaccaaaaacagcagaaaacaggaactggcgcttcggcatcttgttaataggttagttccggaaaatgcataaaatcattataaagtgtgagcaaaacatgtaggtattgtcataaaactagcatggaacatcagaaattatagatacgttggagacgtatcacccagctgtgcttgaaggatatagtgtttCGAATTAGATCGCTGATGTAGATGAACTCTACGCCACTAATGGGTATGTAcgcagtatcatggagatcttgtaaaaaaaatcatattcacaaggtcaactatggaagtagAGCTTGCTGCTTTGGAAAGATCCACTATTGAAtcggaatggttgcgtgagctcttgatggacttgcatgTGGTTGATAAACGTATTTCGACAattcttttgaattgtgacaatcaaacagtaattgtcaaagtgaacaattctaagggtaAATGTGAACTCATCAAGACATGTAAAGAGACATTTCAAGTCTATCAGAAAATTGCAAAATGctagagtaataactgttacgtatattcaaacaaacaaaaatataCCATATCACTTTACGAAGTGGCTATCAGTCTATCACGTAATGTAATAAAAAGTGcgacgagggagatgggtttgagacccataGATGTTACACAATAGTAGTAACCCAACCTTTCTGATCGGAGATCCCATGAATTAGGAACTCGGAAAAAACAAGCTAGtgatttaattgaggagagtattctgtaaccctctctatgtgaagatgcataaCTCTCAATGGTTGTAAGGCAACATGTTACCACCATGCTTTAACGTTTTTTCTGTTGGCTATTTTAACAAATATGTTGGCCTACAGAGTATTCTtgaaagaacacacctatatgagtacgATTATTAAATGTCGCAATCTGTGAGATTTAGGTGATCTCTAAGtacactcatgaagagaccaagaagtgtgacatacatggttcacccgcggggtaggctaatgATAGCCATGTACTGGTTATGATTTTGAGTGAAATCTATTAACGCAAAACTTACAATTCAAGGCATAGTACATTGTTAAAGTGTGAAGGGATGTATCTTAAAGCTCTAGGCAGAAGTTTAACTTAATAGTCTCTGTTGAAACActagtatataaacaagcagcgagtattggtaaataTCTAAATGAGAATTTGAGATCTGGTGAGGGATTGTTGAAATAATGGGCTAAATACTTGGCCCGTGTAGTATATCAGATTTTCCTATAAATTTAAAAGCCAACATATGTGACAACCCATGTGAGTTTGAACCCAAGTTGGTAGCATCTCACAAGGGAGTGGAAAGAGAAGTGGgagcaaagtttagtcccacatggaaagttgggaggaagttggaCCACCTTATAAGATGGATTGtttcaccactagtaagtgagtgagaagaggagTGGTACACGcaggctcctcctcctcgcctgtctcgactcgacacgtcacgacgcaccCGTGTTGAGTGGATTGAGCATTGAGCCGAGACTTGCTTTCTTTTTGTTGTTCAGGAAAACGAATTGAGTTCTAGATGGACGTGTGTCGCAGTTAGTAGGTTCGGGTCACTCCCGGATCATGGGctagtaaccgactcgaaacgtgcgacgtgggcgtgaccGACGTTGCCTAAGGTTTCCTGAGCCTATATTATCCCTTGCCCGACTACGATAGAAACACAGTTGATACACGAGTTAGAGTTttgccacctctcactgcttgcgCCACCACCGTAGCCTATTCCATCCCACCGGCATGCGAGAACGGGAGAACGGGTCTCTAGAACGACTCGCATTTGCGATCCTGTACGAGAGAGGACGAATTAGCTTTTTCGGAAGCACTCTAcgggactgctcaagctcttcataatGGGTCGTCTTCCTTATTAGTCGGGCGGTGCTCCCTACCATCATTGTCAACGTCGTCTACTTCGATCCGTCTTCACCAACTTTGTCATCAACAACATTACCGTTGCGACGACGACTACTACACCTCCACCAAATCGGTATGTGCAACATATCccaatctgtttagcgatggatgttgtagcaTATGCACTGTTGTTGTTCATGTTGCTTAATACATCTAgtgtgttcgagtttcacatgttagtagctgATGTATTCAtatttaatattctggaattaatcacggAAAATCTGCTAATTATCCAACACTGAGCACCGGGGCCGAGCGGAGCGATAGGCATCATCCGCCCATGGCATTGGGTCGCGGCGGCGCGACGCCAAGGAGGAGAATCAAGGGGCGAGGAGGGGGATCAACGGGAGGAGACCTAGAGATTGGTTGAGCTAGCCATGGTGGGCAACACTGTTCGCAACTCGCGTGTTCGCTTCCGTGTGGTTAAACTGGGGAAAGAGTAAGCAAAATTGGGCTTGCCGGCTGGGTCTGTTGATAGGCTGGTGACGAGCTAAGTTACAATACCTAGTAAAAGGAAATTACATTTTTGAAAGGAGGGCAACAACCCACTTTCGCCTCCACGATGCGAATCCCGTGAGTTGTCGTGGTTTTAGTTTATTATGAAACGGAGGGCATACCATATTTGTATATCTTCAATGCAACTGAATATGGTGTGGCCAGGAGTTGCTTCAACGTTAAGAAAAATACCAACCTCTTTTCCACCTCCGCTCTCTGTCTTGCACCCAACACTCCATCCCTCCTGCCACCCAAATTGACCGTACCACGAGAGCCGCTTCCTGCAAGGAGACGATAGCAATCTAACCATCAGCCACCCAACACTCCATCCCGCCGGAACACTTCTACCCGTCGTCTTGACATGTTGTAATATGTTTTGGTTGACTACTGATAAGGGAACTAAGATACTAACCAAATCACCAAGTGGTTTATGTTTTAGTCCACTGCAAGTGAGATTTGGTCACATTTCAAGTCAATGGTGACCCTCAAAACGTGAGAGAAGTTAAAAATATCAAGGCTAGCCTGTCGTTTAGTCATAGCTACGGCATGCTATGAAAATGGGTAGACTAGAACGAGCAAAAGAAAATTATAAATCTCTCATAATAATTCCTGCAGAATATATAATTTATTGGTATATCTACTTTTTCATAATATTAGAAAGTTTGAAACTATCGAGCCAGTTGGACGATGCTTGCAAACATGTGAGAAAGAGAGTTGTTTGGTGCAACAATGTAGTTCGATCCTTTATATGTATGATTTTTTGAGTTTTGTGGAAAAAAAACTGTCATGTTAATGGGTTGCTCCAGAGGCGTCCATATGGAAAATGGTTCAATCGGTGTTATTTGACGCCAAAAAAGGACAAACCCTATTTATACATTAGCATGGGCTATTGCACCCCGCTCACGAGGGAGAGGCTTGGGCCACGACCCTGGCAACAAGAACCTAGAGATTTCAGGTTTTTTTGCAATTTTTTTTGAAACTAGGTTGTGTGTATTACTTAACAAGTAGAGTCAACGGTACAATAACCCTTACAATCCCCGTTAACCCTTTCCAACACGCAGGAAGGAAAAGAGTCCAATAACACACCCCCATACCCCACATTTTTACAAAAACTAGTAATATCATGTGCCACATAATTACCAGCTCTATTGACCTTTTGCACTTCATAACCTGGAAGCATACTTAATAAATCTTTTATGTCCGACATGACAAAAGCCAATTGGGAATTTCTCCTCCTTAATCACATTAGCATTGTCACACTCCACCACCACGTGTGTTGTTGCTAGTGCAATAATAGCTTTAACACCTTCCAGAACTTTCAGCCATTTCTGCATTGAGGCAATGATTAGTTAACCCCTAGGCCGTAACTAATACCTTGCCTTCATGGTCTCTTAACACAGCGCCCTAGGTTCCCTTATTTTCCTCAATTGAGAAGCTAGCGTCAACATTTAGTTTTTTGCCATCTTTGGAacattctagaaggttctagtcaGTTTTTGGTTCTAATCTCGGTTTTTCTGATGGATTTTAAAACATGTTCAAATATTCAAGATATTCATTTTAAAAAAAGTTCATATTTTGAAAATGTTTAATTTTGAAAAATGTTTAGATTTTAAAATAGATTTTGGAAAAATGAGTTCCGTTATTTTGGGCCGCTCCCAATGCGGCCCATGCAGGTTGGCGCTATCAGTACCGTGCGTGAGCGGCGAATAGGGGCTCCCGAAGGAGTAGTATTATTCTATACATTCGCCTCCAGCCCAGCCCGGCCCACCCAGCAGATACTACATGCAGCTCGAGAAGAGCCCTGTGTGAGCAGTAGCCAGTAGCCGTGCGCGCGCGCGAGCGAATGCCAGGCGAAGCCGCCGCTGTGACGGTCCCGGCGTACCGCACGCTCATCCACCGCCTCGCTTCCACCGGCGGCGTCGATGCCGTCCACGACGCGCTCGCCGCCGCGCTCTCCGCCCTCGCCCCCGCCTCCCTCCACCCGCTCTATGTCGCCTGCATACGCGCCTTCGCCCGCGCCGGCCACCTGCAGGCCGCCGTCGACGCCTTCGAGCGCATGGACCTCTTCGCCTGcccgccgcaggcccccgcctACAACGCCATCATGGACGCCCTCGTCCgcgcccaccaccaccaccaggccCACAAGGTCTACGTCCGGATGCTCGCCGCCGGCCTCGCCCCGGACCTCCACACCCACACCATCCGCCTCCGCTCCTTCTGCCTCACCGCCCGCCCGCACGTCGCCCTCCGCCTCCTGCGCGCCCTGCCAGACCGCGGATGCCACGCCAGGCCCGTCGCCTACTGCACCGTCGTGTCTGGCCTCTACGCGCACGGCCACGCCCACGACGCACGTTGCCTGTTCGACGAAATGCTGCGCGGACCTTCACCATTCCCTGACATTGCTACTTTCAACAAGGTCCTGCATGATCTCTGCAAGAAAGGGGACATCTCCGAGGCCGCCGCGCTCCTCCCCAAGGTTCTCAAGCGGGGGATGTCCCTCAACCGGTTCACCTACAACATCTGGATCAGGGGGCTCTGCGAGTGCAGCAGGTTGGCCCAAGCCGTTGCGCTTGTGGAAGATATCATGGACGAACACATCACTCTCACGCCAGACGTCGTGACCTACAACACCCTCATCCGTGGCCTTTGCAAGGGCTCCAGAGCACGGGAAGCTGCGCAGTATCTTCGTAGGATGATGAACCGGGGCTGCACGCCAGATGATTTCACCTACAACACTATCATCGATGGGTACTGCAAGATGGGCCTGATGCAAGAGGCTACCGAGCTCCTAAGAGATGCCGTCTTCAAAGGTTTTGTGCCGGACCGGGTCACGTACTGCTCCTTGATCAACGGGCTGTGCGCTGCGGGTGACGTCGAGAGGGCGCTGGAGCTGTTTAATGAGGCTCAGGCAAAAGAACTGAATCCCGATCTTGTCGTCTACAACTCTCTTATCAAGGGGCTCTGTCGCCAAGGGCTCATCTTGCAGGCCTTGCAGGTCATGAACGAGATGTCTGAAGGCGGCTGCCATCCCGACATTTGGACATACAACATTGTTATCAACGGGCTATGCAAAATGGGAAATGTTTCAGATGCTACAGTTGTCATGAACGATGCCATTTTCAAAGGATACCTTCCTGACGTCTTCACCTTCAACACATTGATCGATGGCTACTGCAAGAGGTTCAAGCTGGACAGTGCTCTTCAGCTGGTTGAAAGGATGTGGACATACGGCATCATGCCTGATGCCATCACATACAATTCCGTTCTCAATGGCCTCTGCAAGGCCGGGAAGGCCAACGAAGTCAACGAAACATTCAAAGAGATGACCCTTAAAGGATGTCACCCAAACACTATTACCTACAACATACTCATAGAGAATTTCTGCAAGTCCGGTAAACTGGAAGATGCCTCTGGGGTGATAGTGAGGATGAGTCAACAAGGACTAACCCCTGACGCTGTCAGTTTCAACACACTTATTCATGGATTCTGTAGGAATGGTGAGCTTGAGGGAGCTTACATACTGTTTCAGAAAATGGAGGAAAGAGGCTACTCCGCAACAGCTGATACATTTAATATCCTAATTGGTGCCTACTGCAGTAAGCTGAATATGCAAATGGCTGAAAATATTTTTGATGAAATGGTCAGAAAGGGCTATAAACCTGATTCATATACCTATCGTGTCCTGATTGATGGATCATGCAAGACTGCAAATGTCGACTGTGCATACGAGCGTCTCGTGAAGATGGTAAATGACGGTTTCGTTCCTTCGATGGCAACTTTTGGTCGTGTAATAAACACACTCGCAATGAACCATCAGATTTCAGAAGCTGTTGGAATTATTCATATTATGGTGAGAATTGGAGTTGTTCCTGAGGTTGTAGATACCATCTTGAGTGCTGATAAGAAGAAGATAGCTGCACCAAAGATACTTGTTGAGGACTTGATGAAGAAAGGTCATATTAGTTACCCTACTTATGAAGTGCTGCATGAAGGAGTGAGAGATAACAAGTTAAATAGAAAGCATCAACAAATAGAGTATATTTAAGAGGCTGCCTCACAAAAACAACATCAATCATTCAGAAGCACCAAGGCAGCACAACTTTGATGGCGTCCCTATGAAGTGCTTATTCGAGAAAAATCACTAGAGGTGCTTATGTTATTAGGTCCTCAAAATATTGGATGCAACCAACCTTATTACCTCTCAAGGCTATGTTATCATGTTCTGCTCATACTATGCAGAGCATCTGTTTCTTGATGCAGGTTGACAAAGGTCTGTGGTAGTTCTCTATGCTTCACACTCCTTATATTTAAATTCTTCTGCATTAATTTCAAACTGCGTTACATTAAAGGTTAATGGGCAAGGACATAAACAAGATTGCAATCTTACTAATATTTGAATAATTGTCCTGGAAATACTTAGATTTTCTACTGTCTCCAAGGTAAAAGATGCTGCATGAACTTGCTTCGCCGTCATGTGTTGTTATCTTCTGGGATTACAGTTAATATACTTATGTTACTTTTCATGTCAGATGGAGAATCTTGCTACTGGAAATAAAGTGGTGTTGTGTGATCATTCGCCGACAAGAGTTGTGCTTCCCCTGCAATTGGAAATGGTTTCGGTATGCCAACCCTTCAAAGAAGATTAGAATGAGCTCAAGTATCAAGGTTCTGGATTGACATACGTGCAAATTAAAATCTTCAACAGTCCGCCGAAATGGTCCTAAGAAGCATCTATAGTGGGTTTTCAACAAAATAGCAGCTCCACCTAGGAAGCATTAAGCATATATAATGGGTTTTCACTTTTCAACAAAATGGCAGCTCTACAGTAGTCTTATCACAATCATTGACAAGAGAATGGTGACCCCACTTCAGCTGTTATTAAAGTTATCCTTAATACTTTATGAATTAACGTCATTCATATTTTATTTTCCAGCTAACTACATTCACAAAGTCAAAGAACTGAGAACTAACCAACAAGGTATCTACTTTTTCTTCTACTCCCTCCGATATATATACTTGTATATATTACTTGCCATtagtatagatgtatctagaactaaaatgtgtctagatacatctatagtagaatcaactaatatggatcggagggagtagtttatatTTGTCTTCCTAAATTCCACTGTGGCTTTATATAAAGAGGTACAAGTCAACTGAATGCATACTATCAGTAAAGTTTGAAACTGAGGATTGATATGTACTCTTGAGGTGTTAAAATTTGCCCCAGAATGTAGCACTTGGTATGCAAAACTTGTAGTTCGTACATAGAACATTTTACTCACTTTATTGGATCAACAGCAGGACGGGGCCTCTTTTTCCTTGTACTGGAACCGAGGAGGTGTTGCTATTAGTGTTGATGATTGTATTTGTATAGTTCTTGCACTTGTTCGTAGCAAAATGATTCGTGGCGTATTTGTTAACTTGCTGGGCCATGGTTATTCCAGAAATTAGATTTTTTTTAGTTAGCTTCTAGTTGCACTTGTAACTTTGTAAGTTGTATTGAAAGGCAAACTATGTACGCTCTTAAATTCATAGCTGTTTGGAAGAGCAAGAGGGCATGGAAGTAAATAGCATGAAAATCCGTGTCATGAAAATTTATACATGCCCATGTTCTTGCAGCTAGTTTTGGTTGACTCTTGACAAAATAGTTGTAGTTGACTTTTTTTAGGGTTAACTAAAGTATGATTTGAAAAAAAAGGAGATAATATGGGGAAAATCTTTTAGCGTCAGATAATATACTTATCCTCCAGTCGAAGTAAccatcttcatgcatgcttgctcATAAAATAGTAGTTCTATGAGTGGACTTACTGAACCACAAGACAGAATCAGCATAAACAACATATACACAGACAGAGAGAGGTTTCCATTTCTTTATGTAGACATTTTTCAAACCTGGTTGGCAGGTTGCATCCCCTTAGGCCATGATCGATCCTTATCAGCTTATGTCATTAgaatataaaacaaaaaaataCCAAAGATAAGCCTTTTCAATTAAAATCAGGACTGGGTACTACTGATAGAACATAAAGTGTTTTGTTTCCTCTACCTTCTTGTCTTGTTCTGTGTTTTATTCAGCACATGGTGACGGCATTGATGTCGTATGGTTGTGCAGTGGTGATGGAAGAACTTTCCTCATTCTTCAAAAAGAAAATCAGAATCAAATATATAATGCTTTGACTTATCACAGGGTAGCTAGATTCCAGCACCTACCAACTATTTGTTTAAGCTTAATGCTAGTGCTAACTCATTTCCCCATTCACTTACACCCACATTGGGTCTGCAACTGCCAACTGTGGCCATGGAAAGGATCAACTTGAATTAGTATATCCATATTCTGATATCATGATGCTAATATCTCCTCCACTCTGCTCTAGCAGTTCTATATTTATTGGGGGCAATGTTTATTGTTCACATGTAGTGTTAAACTGCAAATTGCACTACACTCGAGAATATACTAGTATTTTGATAGACATTATTATTTAACTACTAACAGGACGGTCGAT
This region of Lolium perenne isolate Kyuss_39 chromosome 2, Kyuss_2.0, whole genome shotgun sequence genomic DNA includes:
- the LOC139829816 gene encoding uncharacterized protein: MPGEAAAVTVPAYRTLIHRLASTGGVDAVHDALAAALSALAPASLHPLYVACIRAFARAGHLQAAVDAFERMDLFACPPQAPAYNAIMDALVRAHHHHQAHKVYVRMLAAGLAPDLHTHTIRLRSFCLTARPHVALRLLRALPDRGCHARPVAYCTVVSGLYAHGHAHDARCLFDEMLRGPSPFPDIATFNKVLHDLCKKGDISEAAALLPKVLKRGMSLNRFTYNIWIRGLCECSRLAQAVALVEDIMDEHITLTPDVVTYNTLIRGLCKGSRAREAAQYLRRMMNRGCTPDDFTYNTIIDGYCKMGLMQEATELLRDAVFKGFVPDRVTYCSLINGLCAAGDVERALELFNEAQAKELNPDLVVYNSLIKGLCRQGLILQALQVMNEMSEGGCHPDIWTYNIVINGLCKMGNVSDATVVMNDAIFKGYLPDVFTFNTLIDGYCKRFKLDSALQLVERMWTYGIMPDAITYNSVLNGLCKAGKANEVNETFKEMTLKGCHPNTITYNILIENFCKSGKLEDASGVIVRMSQQGLTPDAVSFNTLIHGFCRNGELEGAYILFQKMEERGYSATADTFNILIGAYCSKLNMQMAENIFDEMVRKGYKPDSYTYRVLIDGSCKTANVDCAYERLVKMVNDGFVPSMATFGRVINTLAMNHQISEAVGIIHIMVRIGVVPEVVDTILSADKKKIAAPKILVEDLMKKGHISYPTYEVLHEGVRDNKLNRKHQQIEYI